The genomic DNA GGTCCGCGAACGGGTTCGGGAAGGCTCCCAGCGCGCTCGTGCGGGCGGCAGCCTCAAGCGCCGGCCACGGCTGCGCGTCGACCAGTGTCCACTCCGCCGAGCCGCCAGCGACCGCGCGGCTGGCCGGCACGATCACCGTCACCTCGTCCGTCGCAACCGCGGTGCCCGTGTTCGGGCCGGCGCTGATGGCGACCGTGTAGAGGCCTGCCGGGGCGCTG from Bacteroidota bacterium includes the following:
- a CDS encoding T9SS type A sorting domain-containing protein; its protein translation is SAPAGLYTVAISAGPNTGTAVATDEVTVIVPASRAVAGGSAEWTLVDAQPWPALEAAARTSALGAFPNPFADRTEIGFELEASARVELVVYDVRGREVATLANDVLEAGQHSVEFDAASLPSGVYIYRLVTGTQVETGRMTLVK